TCCATGAATGATCTAGTCGCTTCTATGGGTATACACCGCAGAAGTTTGTATGATACATTCGGCGATAAACATAAGCTATACCTTCAGGCTGCTGATCGATACAGCAAACTGGTCAACTCGAGGCTCGAGGCAGGTGTCCTACGTGCAACCCCTAAAGAAGCTATCAACTTTATGTTCGATTTGATGATAGATGGAATTGCTGAAGACAGTCCTCCAGGTTGCTTGTACGTGAATATGGCTATTGAACTTGCCTCGCAGGATTCAGAGGTGGAAGCGAAGGTTAGTGAAAGCTTCATCCGATCGGAGCGGCTTCTCACAGACATTATCCGGAGGGGTCAGGAAGCGGGAGAGTTTACAACGGATCGCAGCGCCGAAGAACTAGCGGAAAGCCTGCACAATGCGCTTCTAGGACTGCGGGTATTAGCTCGGGCTTCAACCAATAAGGAGAAACTTCATCGTATAGCCAATGTTTCCAAAGCAATTTTAGAGAAATGAGTGTGTAAATTTTTTTTTGGCTATTTGGGAATGATCATTCTAGAAAACAAAGGAGCAATCGAAAATGGGAAAACTTGATGGCAAAGTAGCGTTTATTACAGGTGGGAATAGCGGCATTGGTTTGGCAACCGCCAAGTTGTTCGTGGCTGAGGGAGCGAAAGTTGTGATTACCGGCAGGAATCAGGTTACTTTAGACGCGGCGTTGGAGGAGCTGGGAACTGTCAATGGTTTTGCCGTTCAGGCGGATACAACCGATCCAGCCAGCTTGGAGAAAGCTGTTGCTGCAGCGGTGGAGAGATTTGGTGAACTGGATGTGGTTTTTGCAAATGCGGGTATTTCTGGTCATACCCCAGTAGGGGGGACAGAACTTTCCGTTTTCGAGGAGATTCTCAAAATTAACGTTACTGGCGTCTTTTTCACCGTTCAAGCTGCGCTGCCATATCTGAAACCGCAGGCTTCGGTCATCCTGAACAGTTCGGTGCTTGCGGGTGCAGGTAGCCCTGGATGGTCCGCCTATGCGGCTAGCAAAGGCGCGATCA
Above is a genomic segment from Paenibacillus sp. HWE-109 containing:
- a CDS encoding TetR/AcrR family transcriptional regulator, coding for MARTKEFDEDIVLYRAMRLFWEQGYEKTSMNDLVASMGIHRRSLYDTFGDKHKLYLQAADRYSKLVNSRLEAGVLRATPKEAINFMFDLMIDGIAEDSPPGCLYVNMAIELASQDSEVEAKVSESFIRSERLLTDIIRRGQEAGEFTTDRSAEELAESLHNALLGLRVLARASTNKEKLHRIANVSKAILEK
- a CDS encoding SDR family NAD(P)-dependent oxidoreductase; protein product: MGKLDGKVAFITGGNSGIGLATAKLFVAEGAKVVITGRNQVTLDAALEELGTVNGFAVQADTTDPASLEKAVAAAVERFGELDVVFANAGISGHTPVGGTELSVFEEILKINVTGVFFTVQAALPYLKPQASVILNSSVLAGAGSPGWSAYAASKGAISSMARVMVSELSPRGIRVNTISPGATRTPIWGQPEGLAQIESKLTRSIPLNRLGEPDEIANVALFLASDAAAFVQGAEISVDGGAGSSPFGAPIYLA